A stretch of the Vitis riparia cultivar Riparia Gloire de Montpellier isolate 1030 chromosome 13, EGFV_Vit.rip_1.0, whole genome shotgun sequence genome encodes the following:
- the LOC117927779 gene encoding protein NRT1/ PTR FAMILY 5.6-like gives MEQEMERRERGHGEEGEGGDEKWVHDSSVDYKGRVPPRASTGVWKAASFIITIELSERLSYFGLATDLFNYFSKVLHQDSKTAAKNVNYWIGVTTVMPLLGGFLADAYTGQFYTVLLSSIIYVMGLSLLTMSQFIPRLKPCSNRKHCEHPRKVHEVVFFLGMYCVSLGTGGHKPCLESFGADQFDDNHPVERKKKMSYFNWWNFALCCGLLAGVTVIVYVDEYVGWGASYLILTSCMAFTILTFYAGKRFYRYRLPEGSPLTPMLQVLVAAIAKRNLPYPSNPDLLYEVPKSHKSKGRLLCHTNKLRFLDKAAIIEDKESLQSVEKKQSPWRLATVTKVEEMKLVLNMIPIWFTTLTFGLCVAQATTFFIKQSDTMNLEIIKDVSIPSASIYSISAVGMIISVTIYEKILVPLLRRATGTERGIKILQRIGFGMIFSVLSMSTAALVERKRLRVAEEELTGGKTGPVSMSVLWLAPQYLILGFGDGFTLVGLQEYFYGQVPDSMRSLGIAFYLSVIGVGNFYSSLLITVVDHATEKSNGTSWFRKDLNKSRLDNFYWLLAAMSGLNLCVFVFLAKRYSYKSVEGRLVVAGCEENGVS, from the exons ATGGAGCAAGAAatggagaggagagagagaggtcatggagaagaaggagaaggtgGTGATGAGAAGTGGGTTCATGATTCATCTGTGGATTATAAAGGAAGAGTTCCTCCTCGAGCTTCAACTGGCGTGTGGAAAGCTGCCTCCTTCATTATCA CAATTGAGCTTAGTGAGAGGCTGAGCTACTTTGGATTAGCAACCGATCTCTTCAATTACTTCTCTAAAGTGCTTCATCAAGACTCCAAAACAGCAGCAAAGAATGTAAATTACTGGATAGGAGTCACAACCGTGATGCCCCTACTGGGAGGATTTCTTGCCGATGCCTATACTGGTCAATTTTATACTGTCCTCCTTTCATCCATCATCTATGTCATG GGTTTAAGCCTCTTGACAATGTCTCAGTTCATCCCAAGGCTAAAACCATGCAGCAATAGGAAACATTGTGAGCATCCTAGGAAGGTTCATGAGGTGGTGTTCTTTCTTGGCATGTACTGTGTCTCTCTAGGAACTGGGGGACACAAGCCCTGCTTGGAAAGCTTTGGTGCTGATCAGTTTGATGACAATCACCCTGtcgagaggaagaagaaaatgtcTTACTTTAACTGGTGGAATTTTGCATTATGTTGTGGTCTTTTAGCTGGTGTAACTGTTATAGTTTATGTTGACGAGTATGTGGGCTGGGGTGCTTCCTATCTCATTCTCACGTCTTGTATGGCCTTTACCATCCTAACCTTCTATGCCGGGAAGCGTTTCTACCGCTATAGGTTGCCTGAAGGGAGTCCCTTGACCCCCATGTTGCAGGTTTTGGTTGCAGCCATAGCCAAGAGAAATCTACCTTATCCTTCCAATCCTGATTTGTTGTATGAAGTTCCCAAGTCACACAAGTCCAAAGGAAGGCTTCTATGCCATACAAATAAACTAAG GTTTCTTGACAAAGCTGCAATAATTGAAGACAAGGAAAGCCTGCAGTCAGTGGAGAAGAAACAAAGTCCATGGAGACTAGCCACAGTGACGAAAGTTGAGGAGATGAAGCTTGTTCTGAACATGATCCCCATCTGGTTTACTACCTTAACATTCGGCCTCTGTGTGGCACAGGCCACTACATTCTTCATCAAACAAAGCGACACAATGAACCTAGAGATTATTAAAGATGTCAGCATCCCATCAGCTTCCATCTACTCTATTTCAGCAGTTGGAATGATCATTTCAGTCACCATCTATGAGAAGATCCTAGTTCCACTACTAAGGAGAGCCACTGGAACCGAAAGAGGCATCAAAATCCTCCAGAGAATCGGATTTGGAATGATATTCTCAGTTCTATCAATGAGCACCGCAGCCTTAGTGGAGAGAAAGAGGCTAAGAGTTGCAGAGGAGGAGCTCACAGGAGGGAAAACTGGGCCAGTATCCATGAGTGTGCTTTGGCTAGCTCCCCAATACCTAATCCTTGGGTTTGGTGATGGGTTCACGCTTGTTGGCTTGCAGGAGTATTTCTATGGCCAAGTCCCGGATTCCATGAGAAGCTTAGGCATAGCCTTCTACCTCAGTGTGATCGGAGTAGGGAACTTCTATAGCAGTTTACTGATAACTGTGGTGGATCATGCCACAGAGAAGAGTAATGGAACAAGCTGGTTCCGGAAGGACTTGAACAAGAGCCGGTTGGACAACTTCTACTGGCTGCTGGCAGCCATGTCTGGACTCAATTTATGTGTTTTTGTGTTCTTGGCGAAGAGGTACTCCTATAAGAGCGTGGAGGGGAGGCTGGTGGTGGCTGGTTGTGAAGAAAATGGTGTGAGCTGA
- the LOC117928598 gene encoding mitochondrial substrate carrier family protein B-like isoform X3 has protein sequence MQTEARVGVVVEGGQRALNSGHGGVAVDGTALKLAQQQKSLHQQSQIGTIPQLLAGGIAGALSKTCTAPLARLTILFQVQGMHSDVATLTKASIWQEASRIIGEEGFRAFWKGNLVTIAHRLPYSSVSFYAYERYKNILHLVPGLESHKRNTSADLGVHFVAGGLAGLTAASATYPLDLVRTRLAAQTKVIYYRGIGHTLQTIVREEGIWGLYKGLGATLLGVGPSIAINFSVYETLRSSWHSQRPNDSTVLVSLTCGSLSGIASSTGWHYTQVNQHCSLGYQN, from the exons ATGCAAACGGAAGCTAGAGTTGGAGTGGTGGTGGAAGGAGGGCAGAGAGCTCTCAATTCGGGTCATGGAGGGGTCGCCGTCGATGGGACTGCACTCAAATTGGCGCAGCAGCAGAAGTCATTGCATCAGCAGTCGCAGATAGGGACAATACCGCAGCTTCTTGCTGGAGGAATCGCCGGTGCTCTTAGCAAGACCTGTACGGCGCCGCTTGCTCGCCTCACTATACTATTTCAG GTGCAAGGCATGCACTCTGATGTTGCAACATTGACGAAGGCTAGCATATGGCAGGAGGCTTCACGAATTATTGGTGAAGAAGGATTTAGAGCCTTCTGGAAAGGGAATCTGGTTACTATTGCTCACCGCCTGCCTTATTCTTCTGTCAGCTTTTATGCATATGAGCGTTACAAGAAT ATATTGCATTTGGTCCCCGGGCTAGAAAGTCATAAAAGAAATACTAGTGCTGACCTTGGTGTACATTTTGTAGCTGGAGGTTTGGCAGGACTAACTGCTGCATCTGCTACATATCCATTGGATCTTGTAAGGACACGCCTTGCAGCACAG ACAAAAGTGATCTATTACAGAGGTATTGGTCATACTCTACAAACCATTGTCAGAGAAGAAGGTATCTGGGGGCTTTATAAAGGGCTTGGAGCAACATTGTTG GGAGTTGGGCCCAGTATAGCCATCAACTTTTCAGTTTATGAGACCTTGAGATCTTCTTGGCATTCTCAAAG GCCCAATGATTCAACTGTCCTGGTCAGTCTTACTTGTGGTAGTCTTTCGGGCATTGCATCATCAACAG GGTGGCACTACACTCAGGTGAACCAACATTGCTCTCTCGGTTATCAAAATTGA
- the LOC117928598 gene encoding mitochondrial substrate carrier family protein B-like isoform X1: MQTEARVGVVVEGGQRALNSGHGGVAVDGTALKLAQQQKSLHQQSQIGTIPQLLAGGIAGALSKTCTAPLARLTILFQVQGMHSDVATLTKASIWQEASRIIGEEGFRAFWKGNLVTIAHRLPYSSVSFYAYERYKNILHLVPGLESHKRNTSADLGVHFVAGGLAGLTAASATYPLDLVRTRLAAQTKVIYYRGIGHTLQTIVREEGIWGLYKGLGATLLGVGPSIAINFSVYETLRSSWHSQRPNDSTVLVSLTCGSLSGIASSTATFPLDLVRRRMQLEGAGGRARVYTTGLFGTFRHIIRTEGLRGLYRGILPEYYKVVPGVGICFMTYETLKNAFISYRCP; this comes from the exons ATGCAAACGGAAGCTAGAGTTGGAGTGGTGGTGGAAGGAGGGCAGAGAGCTCTCAATTCGGGTCATGGAGGGGTCGCCGTCGATGGGACTGCACTCAAATTGGCGCAGCAGCAGAAGTCATTGCATCAGCAGTCGCAGATAGGGACAATACCGCAGCTTCTTGCTGGAGGAATCGCCGGTGCTCTTAGCAAGACCTGTACGGCGCCGCTTGCTCGCCTCACTATACTATTTCAG GTGCAAGGCATGCACTCTGATGTTGCAACATTGACGAAGGCTAGCATATGGCAGGAGGCTTCACGAATTATTGGTGAAGAAGGATTTAGAGCCTTCTGGAAAGGGAATCTGGTTACTATTGCTCACCGCCTGCCTTATTCTTCTGTCAGCTTTTATGCATATGAGCGTTACAAGAAT ATATTGCATTTGGTCCCCGGGCTAGAAAGTCATAAAAGAAATACTAGTGCTGACCTTGGTGTACATTTTGTAGCTGGAGGTTTGGCAGGACTAACTGCTGCATCTGCTACATATCCATTGGATCTTGTAAGGACACGCCTTGCAGCACAG ACAAAAGTGATCTATTACAGAGGTATTGGTCATACTCTACAAACCATTGTCAGAGAAGAAGGTATCTGGGGGCTTTATAAAGGGCTTGGAGCAACATTGTTG GGAGTTGGGCCCAGTATAGCCATCAACTTTTCAGTTTATGAGACCTTGAGATCTTCTTGGCATTCTCAAAG GCCCAATGATTCAACTGTCCTGGTCAGTCTTACTTGTGGTAGTCTTTCGGGCATTGCATCATCAACAG CAACATTCCCTCTGGATCTTGTGAGGCGTCGGATGCAGTTGGAAGGGGCAGGAGGTCGAGCCCGTGTCTATACAACCGGCCTTTTTGGTACATTCAGGCACATAATTCGGACCGAAGGCTTACGTGGTTTATACAGGGGCATTCTACCTGAATACTACAAGGTGGTGCCAGGAGTGGGTATTTGTTTTATGACCTATGAGACACTCAAAAATGCTTTCATCAGTTATCGATGCCCTTGA
- the LOC117928598 gene encoding mitochondrial substrate carrier family protein B-like isoform X2 — protein sequence MQTEARVGVVVEGGQRALNSGHGGVAVDGTALKLAQQQKSLHQQSQIGTIPQLLAGGIAGALSKTCTAPLARLTILFQILHLVPGLESHKRNTSADLGVHFVAGGLAGLTAASATYPLDLVRTRLAAQTKVIYYRGIGHTLQTIVREEGIWGLYKGLGATLLGVGPSIAINFSVYETLRSSWHSQRPNDSTVLVSLTCGSLSGIASSTATFPLDLVRRRMQLEGAGGRARVYTTGLFGTFRHIIRTEGLRGLYRGILPEYYKVVPGVGICFMTYETLKNAFISYRCP from the exons ATGCAAACGGAAGCTAGAGTTGGAGTGGTGGTGGAAGGAGGGCAGAGAGCTCTCAATTCGGGTCATGGAGGGGTCGCCGTCGATGGGACTGCACTCAAATTGGCGCAGCAGCAGAAGTCATTGCATCAGCAGTCGCAGATAGGGACAATACCGCAGCTTCTTGCTGGAGGAATCGCCGGTGCTCTTAGCAAGACCTGTACGGCGCCGCTTGCTCGCCTCACTATACTATTTCAG ATATTGCATTTGGTCCCCGGGCTAGAAAGTCATAAAAGAAATACTAGTGCTGACCTTGGTGTACATTTTGTAGCTGGAGGTTTGGCAGGACTAACTGCTGCATCTGCTACATATCCATTGGATCTTGTAAGGACACGCCTTGCAGCACAG ACAAAAGTGATCTATTACAGAGGTATTGGTCATACTCTACAAACCATTGTCAGAGAAGAAGGTATCTGGGGGCTTTATAAAGGGCTTGGAGCAACATTGTTG GGAGTTGGGCCCAGTATAGCCATCAACTTTTCAGTTTATGAGACCTTGAGATCTTCTTGGCATTCTCAAAG GCCCAATGATTCAACTGTCCTGGTCAGTCTTACTTGTGGTAGTCTTTCGGGCATTGCATCATCAACAG CAACATTCCCTCTGGATCTTGTGAGGCGTCGGATGCAGTTGGAAGGGGCAGGAGGTCGAGCCCGTGTCTATACAACCGGCCTTTTTGGTACATTCAGGCACATAATTCGGACCGAAGGCTTACGTGGTTTATACAGGGGCATTCTACCTGAATACTACAAGGTGGTGCCAGGAGTGGGTATTTGTTTTATGACCTATGAGACACTCAAAAATGCTTTCATCAGTTATCGATGCCCTTGA
- the LOC117927686 gene encoding BEL1-like homeodomain protein 9: MADSHQPFRLPQQSKRENPRLFLQNNHPQLFSTFQHAPVHQLHCPDQNPNLVGFVNSEGVHVVGPSSASFSFPSCGDHSLSSIHNAKDLDHRFSFGADAVSLSLAPHRRHQRCAPLELNPKRYDVVSVRGGTPKPNNELRSSVPLGPFTGYASILKRSSFLSPAQQLLDDFCGVGRGVSDSASFDPPLEGSGTAEDPIGCSHGSEHFWKSSRFAPMLDEVYRRYKLYCQQMHSVVASFETVAGLQNAAPYISFAFKAMSNHFRYLKNAILDQIQFTGKARVGHNIGKDETPRVWTADQGFHSQKAVQSSMFLQHPIWRSQRGLPDHAVAVLRAWLFEHFLHPYPTDLEKQILAQRTSLSRNQVSNWFINARVRLWKPMVEEILTLETKQAQTAAEGEANKPTDPLPSANPLPLRKPFQNTPTQKMEDTQSKRSRNKLSYMLEQRDEQTNFPYNNFSSNYQMGVSGIEKSASKGISLALGLHQNNRIESSTSFFQPGNK; this comes from the exons ATGGCGGACAGCCATCAACCCTTCAGGCTCCCTCAGCAAAGTAAAAGAGAAAATCCCCGCCTCTTTCTTCAAAACAACCACCCACAGCTTTTCTCCACCTTCCAACATGCCCCAGTTCACCAGCTTCATTGCCCTGATCAGAACCCAAACCTTGTAGGTTTTGTTAACAGCGAAGGAGTGCATGTGGTTGGGCCCTCCTCTGcgtctttttctttccctagtTGCGGTGACCATTCTCTCTCCTCCATTCACAACGCTAAAGACTTGGACCACCGTTTCTCCTTTGGCGCTGACGCTGTGTCTTTATCTCTGGCTCCTCACCGTCGCCACCAACGGTGTGCTCCTCTGGAGCTGAATCCGAAGAGATACGACGTCGTTTCCGTTCGAGGAGGAACTCCGAAGCCGAACAACGAATTGAGAAGTTCGGTTCCGCTTGGTCCTTTCACAGGCTACGCATCGATCTTGAAGCGATCCAGCTTTTTGAGCCCTGCGCAGCAGCTTTTAGACGATTTTTGTGGCGTAGGCCGTGGTGTTTCCGATTCGGCGTCATTTGATCCTCCGTTGGAAGGAAGTGGAACCGCTGAAGATCCGATCGGTTGCAGCCATGGCAGCGAGCATTTCTGGAAGAGCTCCAGGTTCGCACCAATGCTCGACGAG GTTTACAGGAGATATAAGCTTTACTGTCAGCAGATGCATTCTGTAGTTGCATCGTTTGAAACTGTTGCTGGGCTTCAAAATGCTGCTCCGTACATATCTTTTGCGTTCAAAGCCATGTCAAATCATTTCAGGTACTTGAAGAATGCAATTTTGGATCAAATTCAGTTTACAGGCAAAGCTCGTGTAGGCCATAATATTGGAAAAGATGAAACTCCAAGAGTTTGGACAGCTGACCAGGGGTTTCATAGCCAAAAAGCAGTTCAGAGCTCAATGTTTCTTCAACATCCTATTTGGCGGTCCCAAAGAGGACTTCCAGATCATGCGGTAGCTGTACTCAGGGCATGGTTGTTTGAACACTTTCTACATCC TTATCCTACTGACTTGGAGAAGCAAATTTTGGCCCAACGAACAAGCCTATCAAGAAATCAG GTTTCCAACTGGTTCATCAATGCAAGAGTTAGACTATGGAAGCCAATGGTAGAAGAAATACTCACGCTTGAGACAAAGCAAGCTCAAACGGCAGCAGAGGGAGAGGCTAACAAGCCAACTGACCCCCTTCCTTCAGCAAATCCACTGCCTCTTAGGAAACCCTTTCAAAACACACCCACCCAAAAGATGGAAGATACTCAGTCTAAACGAAGTAGAAATAAACTCTCCTATATGCTCGAACAAAGAGATGAACAAACGAACTTTCCTTACAATAATTTCTCAAGCAATTACCAAATGGGTGTTAGTGGAATTGAGAAAAGTGCAAGCAAAGGCATATCTTTAGCATTGGGTCTCCACCAAAATAACAGAATTGAGTCATCTACGAGCTTTTTTCAGCCTGGAAACAAATAG